Proteins encoded in a region of the Saccharothrix ecbatanensis genome:
- a CDS encoding SigE family RNA polymerase sigma factor, whose product MTFEEFVALRLGALVRYATVVTWDPHLAEDITQEVLVRAQARWSRIGGLDAPEQYVKRMVLNEFLSWRRRKAAHVVLLPKETLDGFAPHVPDRTDAVDDRDLTRRLIAGLPPKQRAAIALRYYEDLSDEQIADYLGCRTGTVRSYLSRGLATLRAALPAHRVRI is encoded by the coding sequence GTGACCTTCGAGGAGTTCGTCGCCTTACGGCTCGGCGCGCTGGTCCGGTACGCCACCGTCGTGACGTGGGACCCGCACCTGGCCGAGGACATCACGCAAGAGGTCCTCGTCCGGGCCCAAGCCCGGTGGTCGAGGATCGGGGGACTCGACGCGCCCGAGCAGTACGTCAAGCGCATGGTGCTCAACGAGTTCCTGTCGTGGCGGCGGCGCAAGGCGGCGCACGTGGTGCTGTTGCCGAAGGAGACCCTCGACGGCTTCGCGCCGCACGTCCCCGACCGCACCGACGCCGTCGACGACCGCGACCTCACCCGCCGGCTGATCGCCGGGCTGCCGCCGAAACAACGGGCGGCGATCGCGTTGCGGTACTACGAGGACCTGTCCGACGAGCAGATCGCCGACTACCTCGGCTGTCGGACCGGGACCGTCCGCAGTTATCTCTCACGAGGGCTGGCCACGCTGCGTGCCGCGCTGCCCGCCCACCGGGTCAGGATCTAG
- the acpS gene encoding holo-ACP synthase has translation MTFRLGVGVDLIPVRRVRKLLDDNPQAEADIFTERERAYCSAKRHPYPHFACRFAGKEAVLKALGTGLGPHMRWTDVEIVNAPLGRPGATLSGAVRAAADRLGMSTMELSLSHSGGFAIAQAVLVFEGGPCVST, from the coding sequence ATGACATTCCGGCTCGGCGTCGGTGTCGACCTCATCCCGGTGCGGCGGGTGCGCAAGCTCCTCGATGACAACCCGCAGGCCGAGGCCGACATCTTCACCGAACGCGAACGCGCCTACTGCTCGGCCAAACGTCACCCGTACCCGCACTTCGCGTGCCGGTTCGCGGGCAAGGAGGCCGTGCTCAAGGCGCTCGGCACCGGACTCGGCCCGCACATGCGCTGGACCGACGTGGAGATCGTCAACGCGCCGCTCGGCAGACCGGGCGCGACGCTCAGCGGTGCGGTCCGCGCGGCCGCCGACCGGCTGGGAATGTCCACCATGGAGCTTTCGCTCTCGCACTCCGGCGGCTTCGCCATCGCGCAGGCTGTACTCGTTTTCGAAGGAGGCCCATGCGTTTCCACCTGA
- a CDS encoding WD40 repeat domain-containing protein: MRTQAELERLARDWDRAGRPDSYLLRGERLATAVRWLDHAPEGSHILLRDFVDSSRARDLAALRRESALAASRVPAHLEHDPERGVLVALAAIEEYAPTPEAIGALDAAVRVSRVRGYLEGHDGAVNSVTFSPDGTRVLTASDDATARVWSVEDRREVLVLSGHSAKVRSAEYSRNGARIVTASEDKTVRVWDATNGRVLFEQHPDPWTHPVYWATFSPDGRLIAVLSSDERLVLLDAVDGAVVTHVEAPPGNGGIAAGTGRNKRFSVAFSPDGHHVVTGSLYAAAYVWSVKKSRKLRHVLRLDGHDPGHAVHSVNFSPTGSHVVTTSADGTALVWDVARPEQPVMLDVQAGEVYSAAFSTAGSMIVAAAHDGAAVVCDATDGSLLFPLAGHHSVVLSAAFSPDDTTIATGDEDGVVRLWSTTEWGAVLPIVHDAPVFSACVSADGSRILTAAGSTANVVHAADGSPVLSLTGHDEQVEFAAFSPDGSRIVTASADYSSGVWSASGELEYTIEGHDSPVAMATFSSDGTRVITCAGGRGLGGHIMGGVKVWGVSGAREPSGGPTLLRSPLVDIPSGEDESVRSAMLSADGTRIVAAVGPATARMWDADTRELLLTLTGHGNAVNYAEFSPDGSLIVTASDDATARVWTADDGTEQSVLSGHRSKLGSARFSPDGARIVTASADGTAVVWDMATGKSVCELWHGAPLIWATFSPDGRHVLTAGGDGVVWVWDHLQPDELISVAKSHVFRTLTAAERQEYGLPESST; this comes from the coding sequence TTGCGCACCCAGGCCGAGCTGGAACGGCTGGCGCGCGACTGGGACCGGGCGGGCCGGCCCGACTCGTACCTGCTCCGAGGCGAGCGGCTGGCCACGGCGGTGCGCTGGCTCGACCACGCACCGGAGGGGTCGCACATCCTGTTGCGGGACTTCGTCGACAGCTCACGTGCGCGTGATCTCGCGGCGCTGCGCCGTGAGTCCGCGCTGGCGGCGAGCCGCGTGCCGGCGCACTTGGAGCACGACCCCGAACGTGGCGTGCTGGTGGCACTGGCCGCGATCGAGGAGTACGCGCCGACGCCGGAAGCCATCGGCGCTCTCGATGCGGCCGTTCGGGTCTCCAGGGTCCGCGGGTACCTGGAAGGGCACGACGGAGCCGTGAACTCGGTGACCTTCTCCCCGGACGGAACTCGCGTCCTGACCGCTTCGGACGACGCCACCGCGCGGGTCTGGAGTGTCGAGGACCGGCGCGAAGTCCTTGTGCTCAGCGGACATTCGGCGAAGGTTCGCTCGGCCGAGTACTCCAGGAACGGCGCCCGTATCGTGACCGCGTCGGAAGACAAGACGGTACGGGTGTGGGACGCGACCAACGGACGTGTCCTGTTCGAACAGCACCCCGACCCGTGGACGCACCCCGTCTACTGGGCCACCTTCTCACCCGACGGGCGTCTGATCGCCGTGTTGTCGTCGGACGAGCGGCTCGTGCTGCTGGACGCGGTCGACGGTGCGGTGGTGACACACGTCGAAGCGCCGCCCGGCAACGGGGGCATCGCCGCGGGAACAGGCCGGAACAAGCGATTCTCCGTCGCGTTCTCCCCGGACGGGCACCATGTCGTCACCGGCTCGCTGTACGCGGCGGCGTACGTCTGGTCGGTGAAGAAATCGCGAAAGTTGCGACACGTGCTCAGACTGGACGGGCACGACCCGGGGCATGCCGTCCACAGCGTGAATTTCTCGCCCACCGGGTCGCACGTCGTCACTACCAGCGCGGACGGCACCGCGCTCGTGTGGGACGTCGCCCGGCCCGAACAGCCCGTGATGCTCGACGTGCAGGCGGGCGAGGTGTATTCCGCGGCGTTCTCCACTGCCGGCAGCATGATCGTCGCGGCGGCGCACGACGGCGCGGCCGTGGTCTGCGACGCGACCGACGGGTCCCTGCTCTTCCCGTTGGCCGGTCACCATTCGGTGGTGCTCTCGGCGGCCTTCTCCCCCGACGACACGACGATCGCCACCGGTGACGAGGACGGGGTGGTCCGGCTGTGGAGCACCACGGAATGGGGCGCGGTCCTGCCGATCGTCCATGACGCCCCGGTGTTCTCGGCCTGCGTCTCGGCCGACGGTTCGCGCATCCTCACGGCCGCCGGCTCGACCGCCAACGTCGTCCACGCCGCCGACGGCTCCCCGGTCCTGTCCCTCACCGGGCACGACGAGCAGGTGGAATTCGCCGCGTTCTCGCCGGACGGTTCCCGAATCGTCACCGCCTCAGCCGACTACAGCAGCGGCGTGTGGAGCGCGAGCGGCGAGCTGGAGTACACGATCGAGGGCCACGACAGCCCGGTGGCGATGGCGACGTTCTCCTCGGACGGCACCCGGGTCATCACCTGCGCCGGCGGCCGGGGCCTCGGCGGCCACATCATGGGCGGTGTCAAGGTGTGGGGCGTGAGCGGCGCCCGCGAACCGTCGGGCGGGCCGACCCTGCTCCGATCGCCGCTCGTGGACATCCCGTCCGGTGAGGACGAATCGGTGCGCTCGGCGATGTTGTCCGCCGACGGCACTCGCATCGTCGCGGCGGTCGGCCCCGCCACCGCTCGAATGTGGGACGCGGACACGCGTGAACTGCTGCTGACCCTGACCGGACACGGAAACGCGGTCAACTACGCGGAGTTCTCGCCGGACGGCTCCCTGATCGTCACCGCGTCGGACGACGCGACGGCAAGGGTGTGGACCGCGGACGACGGAACCGAACAGTCGGTCCTGTCCGGTCATCGGTCCAAGCTGGGCAGCGCGAGGTTCTCACCCGACGGGGCCAGGATCGTCACGGCGTCGGCGGACGGAACGGCGGTGGTGTGGGACATGGCCACCGGGAAGTCCGTCTGTGAGCTGTGGCACGGCGCCCCGCTGATCTGGGCGACCTTCTCCCCGGACGGGAGGCACGTCCTCACGGCCGGCGGTGACGGCGTGGTCTGGGTGTGGGACCACCTCCAGCCCGACGAACTGATCTCGGTGGCCAAGAGCCACGTGTTCCGCACGCTCACCGCCGCCGAGCGGCAGGAGTACGGACTTCCCGAATCCTCGACCTGA
- a CDS encoding RNA ligase family protein: MDEGRKRGRPRKDPATLARWTPPEGWSRLVAWISPEEKKALKHVAVEADVSVADLVRALASGLATGAITHEELVGHVLRGKVVMEKIPTLFERDERFHVVDRPRAECAWVFEGAGVGTEKLDGTNVRLTVRSGHLVRVEKRRNPDKAQKQRGIVDGWYVDTDPDSGEDKWILAAAGNTDVSGWSDGEHPCEALGPRIQGNPLALTDHLCVPFDFQAPELPEVPRDYHELRDFLADLESRYSPGHLAEGIVFHHPDGRRAKIKRKDFPRAA; this comes from the coding sequence GTGGACGAAGGCAGGAAGCGGGGACGGCCCCGCAAGGACCCGGCGACCCTGGCCCGGTGGACGCCGCCGGAAGGCTGGTCGCGGCTGGTCGCCTGGATCTCCCCGGAGGAGAAGAAGGCGCTCAAACACGTCGCCGTCGAGGCCGACGTGTCGGTGGCGGACCTGGTGCGGGCACTGGCGAGCGGCCTGGCCACCGGCGCCATCACCCACGAAGAACTGGTCGGGCACGTCCTGAGAGGAAAAGTGGTCATGGAGAAGATCCCCACGCTCTTCGAGCGCGACGAGCGCTTCCACGTGGTCGACCGGCCGCGTGCCGAGTGCGCGTGGGTCTTCGAGGGCGCCGGTGTCGGCACCGAGAAGCTCGACGGGACCAACGTCCGCCTCACCGTGCGCTCCGGGCACCTCGTCCGGGTCGAGAAGCGGCGCAACCCCGACAAGGCCCAGAAGCAGCGGGGGATCGTGGACGGCTGGTACGTCGACACCGACCCGGACTCCGGCGAGGACAAGTGGATCCTGGCCGCCGCGGGCAACACCGACGTGTCCGGCTGGTCCGACGGCGAGCACCCGTGCGAGGCGCTCGGCCCGCGCATCCAGGGCAACCCCCTGGCGTTGACCGACCACCTGTGCGTGCCGTTCGACTTCCAGGCGCCGGAGCTACCCGAGGTCCCCCGCGACTACCACGAGCTGCGGGACTTCCTCGCCGACCTGGAGAGCCGGTACTCGCCCGGCCACCTCGCCGAGGGCATCGTCTTCCACCACCCGGACGGCCGCCGCGCCAAGATCAAGCGCAAGGACTTCCCGCGCGCGGCGTAG
- a CDS encoding beta-ketoacyl-[acyl-carrier-protein] synthase family protein, translating to MNRRVAITGIGAVTPLGNDAPSTWDAMLAGRSGVSKLETFDATEFPVRIAGQVRGFDHATAIPAGHDRKHLSRAATYGVAAAYEALRDAGENWRDIDPYDRGVSIGATVGRPELQELVDMSHLMESSGRSRYYRQAPGDVLLRDQNVGAASIARAAECRGPLINVSTACAGSAHAIGEAFRRVQEGDCRMMLAGGFDTLTTWMDVLGFSLLGALATEYNDDPQAASRPFDATRSGFVLGEGAVVAVLEDWDTAVARGARIHAELAGYGSTLNAYRITDSPPDGGGAISAMRDALTESEVDPTGIDYVVAHGTGTPGNDLSETKAIKAVFGPHASELSISSPKSMTGHLTSAAAGVNLIAALGALRTQTVPPTVNLRNPDPKLDLDYVPLVAREREVRAVLVNAFAFGGTNAALVVRQP from the coding sequence GTGAACCGCAGGGTAGCCATCACCGGCATCGGCGCGGTCACCCCGCTCGGCAACGACGCACCGTCCACGTGGGACGCGATGCTGGCCGGGCGCAGCGGGGTCTCCAAGCTGGAGACCTTCGACGCCACCGAGTTCCCGGTCCGGATCGCGGGTCAGGTGCGCGGGTTCGACCACGCGACCGCGATCCCGGCCGGCCACGACCGCAAACACCTCTCCCGGGCGGCCACCTACGGCGTCGCGGCGGCCTATGAGGCGCTGCGGGACGCGGGGGAGAACTGGCGGGACATCGACCCCTACGACCGAGGGGTCTCGATCGGCGCCACCGTGGGCCGGCCGGAGTTGCAGGAACTGGTCGACATGTCGCACCTGATGGAGTCGAGCGGCCGCAGCCGGTACTACCGGCAGGCGCCGGGTGACGTGCTGCTGCGCGACCAGAACGTCGGCGCGGCGTCGATCGCGCGGGCCGCGGAGTGCAGGGGGCCGCTGATCAACGTCAGCACCGCGTGCGCGGGCTCGGCGCACGCCATCGGCGAGGCGTTCCGCCGGGTGCAGGAGGGCGACTGCCGGATGATGCTCGCCGGCGGCTTCGACACCCTCACCACCTGGATGGACGTGCTGGGGTTCTCCCTGCTCGGCGCGTTGGCCACCGAGTACAACGACGACCCGCAAGCGGCGTCACGGCCGTTCGACGCGACCCGGTCCGGGTTCGTGCTCGGCGAAGGCGCGGTGGTCGCGGTGCTGGAGGACTGGGACACCGCGGTCGCCCGGGGCGCCCGCATCCACGCCGAACTCGCCGGCTACGGCTCCACCCTCAACGCCTACCGGATCACCGACTCGCCACCGGACGGCGGCGGCGCGATCTCCGCGATGCGGGACGCGTTGACCGAGTCCGAAGTGGACCCCACGGGGATCGACTACGTGGTGGCGCACGGCACCGGCACGCCGGGCAACGACCTGAGCGAGACCAAGGCGATCAAGGCGGTGTTCGGCCCGCACGCGAGTGAGCTGTCGATCAGCTCGCCGAAGTCCATGACCGGCCACCTGACGTCGGCCGCGGCCGGGGTGAACCTGATCGCCGCGCTCGGCGCGCTGCGCACCCAGACCGTGCCGCCGACCGTGAACCTGCGCAACCCGGACCCGAAACTCGACCTGGACTACGTGCCGCTGGTCGCGCGCGAGCGCGAGGTGCGCGCCGTGCTGGTGAACGCGTTCGCCTTCGGTGGCACGAACGCCGCATTGGTGGTGCGTCAGCCGTGA
- a CDS encoding 3-hydroxylacyl-ACP dehydratase: protein MRFHLIDRVDELEANRHVVARKVTSHREDYWRELGRGMEMPAHLVLESLCQAGTWLVVTSTERRLRAALLSIDSVVFGDPVRPGDVLTLTGSVETISEEIAVLSGTASVEGKIVLEAQSIMCALIAADQLDSPDETERMQHQLAGHLPVLRDAGKQAIGAGGVR, encoded by the coding sequence ATGCGTTTCCACCTGATCGACCGGGTCGACGAGCTGGAAGCCAATCGGCACGTCGTGGCCCGCAAGGTGACCTCACACCGCGAGGACTACTGGCGCGAACTCGGTCGCGGCATGGAGATGCCCGCCCACCTCGTGCTCGAGTCCCTGTGTCAGGCGGGCACCTGGCTGGTGGTCACCTCCACCGAGCGCAGGCTGCGGGCCGCGTTGCTGTCGATCGACTCCGTCGTGTTCGGCGACCCGGTGCGCCCTGGTGACGTGCTCACCCTGACTGGCAGCGTGGAGACGATCAGCGAGGAGATCGCCGTGCTGTCCGGCACCGCGTCGGTGGAGGGGAAGATCGTCCTGGAGGCCCAGTCCATCATGTGCGCGCTGATCGCGGCCGACCAGCTCGACTCTCCCGACGAGACCGAACGCATGCAGCACCAGCTCGCCGGGCACCTGCCCGTGTTGCGGGACGCCGGGAAGCAGGCCATCGGCGCGGGCGGTGTCCGGTGA
- a CDS encoding toll/interleukin-1 receptor domain-containing protein — translation MASLFLSHSSEDRSVVDDVRRRLADEGFDAVFLDYDPDQGIPAGRNWEAELYSALRRADAVLFVATEPSVDSKWCFAEIALARSTGKPVFPVRMSGAVTHSLLNDVQWVDVAAEGDLGYARLWAAMRDRGVDPSRSFDWDSKRSPYPGLAAYGPADAAVFFGRSDLVGDLLNRVEARRRQQSGPFLSIVGPSGSGKSSVVRAGLVPQLLRRDDWVVVDPFNPGPRPVSALARALAVARSGSPNDRVAIERRLRADPAEVAELMKDLTVGRGGATAVLLVVDQAEQLLRPEDAGGSDHAEFMNILLSTPHKDPNVQVVCTLRSEFLGSMARDPDLAALVREPIVVGPLPRSRFPEVIEGPAHRAGIRFDPGLVQRMVEETGAGEALPLLGYALQQLHQQRRPDGLITGETYLALGGVEGALRQRADEVQEALRSAGHGEAIIPALLRLVAVDEHDEPLGRAVAVETFSEAQRHVVDAFVEARLLSTDSAGGSAVARVAHETLFWGVAADS, via the coding sequence ATGGCGTCGCTGTTCCTGAGTCATAGCAGTGAGGACCGCTCGGTTGTCGACGACGTCCGGCGGCGGCTGGCTGACGAGGGCTTCGACGCCGTCTTCCTCGACTATGACCCGGATCAGGGCATTCCGGCCGGACGGAACTGGGAGGCCGAGCTCTACTCGGCGCTGCGCCGGGCCGACGCTGTTCTTTTCGTGGCAACGGAACCATCGGTGGACTCGAAGTGGTGCTTCGCCGAGATCGCGCTGGCGCGGTCGACCGGAAAGCCGGTCTTCCCGGTCCGCATGAGCGGAGCGGTAACGCACTCCCTGCTCAACGACGTGCAATGGGTTGACGTGGCGGCTGAGGGCGACCTCGGCTACGCACGGCTGTGGGCCGCGATGAGGGACCGGGGCGTCGACCCGTCGAGATCGTTCGACTGGGACTCGAAACGCTCGCCGTATCCCGGTCTGGCGGCATACGGCCCGGCGGACGCGGCGGTGTTCTTCGGCCGGTCCGACCTGGTGGGCGACCTCCTCAACCGCGTGGAGGCCAGACGCAGGCAGCAGAGCGGGCCGTTCCTGTCGATCGTCGGACCGTCCGGGAGCGGCAAGTCGTCGGTCGTCCGGGCGGGACTCGTGCCGCAGCTGCTCCGGCGTGACGACTGGGTCGTGGTCGACCCGTTCAACCCCGGGCCCCGGCCGGTGTCGGCGCTGGCACGGGCACTGGCCGTCGCCCGGTCGGGATCCCCGAACGACCGCGTCGCGATCGAACGCCGACTGCGTGCGGACCCCGCCGAGGTCGCCGAGCTGATGAAGGACCTGACGGTCGGGCGCGGCGGCGCCACGGCGGTGCTGCTGGTCGTGGACCAGGCAGAGCAGCTCCTGCGCCCGGAAGACGCGGGTGGGAGCGACCACGCCGAGTTCATGAACATCCTGCTGAGCACTCCCCACAAGGATCCGAACGTGCAGGTCGTGTGCACACTCCGATCCGAGTTCCTCGGGTCGATGGCGCGCGACCCGGATCTCGCCGCACTGGTGCGGGAGCCGATCGTGGTGGGACCACTCCCGCGTTCGCGGTTCCCGGAGGTGATCGAGGGGCCTGCCCACCGGGCCGGCATCAGGTTCGACCCGGGCCTCGTCCAGCGCATGGTCGAGGAGACCGGGGCAGGGGAGGCGCTGCCCCTCCTCGGGTACGCGTTGCAGCAGCTCCACCAGCAGCGCCGGCCCGACGGGCTGATCACCGGTGAAACCTACCTGGCGCTCGGCGGGGTCGAAGGAGCTCTTCGGCAACGCGCTGACGAGGTCCAGGAGGCACTCAGGTCGGCCGGGCACGGGGAAGCGATCATCCCCGCGCTGCTCCGGCTCGTCGCCGTCGACGAGCACGACGAACCGCTCGGCCGAGCGGTCGCCGTCGAGACCTTCAGCGAGGCTCAGCGGCACGTGGTCGACGCGTTCGTGGAGGCGCGGCTGCTGAGCACCGACAGCGCGGGCGGATCGGCCGTCGCACGGGTCGCGCACGAGACGTTGTTCTGGGGCGTGGCCGCCGATTCGTGA